A region of Pleionea litopenaei DNA encodes the following proteins:
- a CDS encoding amidohydrolase family protein, which yields MSFSILTAIAKNPAVKSALVLLLGLFGSLSHAEQKSDSPTWTVNQPPGDSQWVDINVSSGTWMNIDVSPDGKTLVFDLLGDLYSMPIEGGSPTKLTSGMAWDMQPKFSPDGQYIAYTSDAGGGDNLWVMNRNGKNAKQITNEQFRLLNNPAWSPDGQFLVARKHFTSRRSLGAGEIWMYHISGGKGVQLTKRPNDQKDLGEPVFSPDGKKVFFSRDSTPGKVFEYSKNSNSQIYEIFSVNRHNGDIEKEVSGPGGAVRPAPSPDGKKLAFVRRIRNQSSLFIKELETGKIAPVYQQLDRDMQETWAIHGVYPNIAWLPDSNDIVFWAGGKIKRLNTQTLAVKDIPFQITDRREIRSAVRFGVNVSPEEFDVKMLRWVQVSPTGDEVVFQALGHLYRKSLPDGKPSRLTRQNDHFEFYPSYSPDGRYIVYTTWNDQSFGSVRKVRASGGRGEALTQQPGHYIAPSFSPNGEKIAFQKLPGSNLLGTSYGEREGIYIMDDDGDDITFVSGTGSHPHFANSNERLWVTETTHHGKEAKQSLVDINLDGFDRQVRLSTPWATEFKVSPNGQWVAFVERYQVYLAPFTETGHSINSGAKGNAFPVQRVSTFSGENLSWTANSDSLYWSQGASLFSVKKNAAGEFSAPTITELNFKASTDVPRGSYLLSNARIITMKNDQVIENGEIVIEGNRITAIGETGRLTVPRGAKRINLAGKTIIPGLVDVHWHGAQGRTEIIPQQNWVNYASLAFGVTTLHDPSNDTSTIFAASELAKKGMIVSPRIFSTGTILYGAEASIMAEVDARKDALDHLQRMKSVGAISVKSYNQPRRDQRQQILDAARQTGLMVVPEGGSLLQHNLTMIVDGHTGIEHSFPTAEIYADVEQLWSQTQVGYTPTLVVAYGGIWGENYWYQHQEVWKHPLLSKYVPKDVLWPRAIRRTLAPEEDYNHVNVAKVAAKLQSLGVGVNMGAHGQREGLGSHWEIWMFAQGGMTPLQALRTATIDSARYLGLDNDLGSLEPGKLADLVILNANPLENIRQSDQVDQVMLNGRLYDVETMNQVGNHPKLRKPFYFER from the coding sequence ATGAGCTTCTCAATTCTAACGGCAATCGCCAAAAACCCTGCAGTCAAAAGCGCCTTAGTCCTGTTACTTGGTCTTTTTGGCTCACTTAGCCATGCGGAACAAAAAAGCGACTCACCGACTTGGACAGTCAATCAGCCGCCAGGGGATTCTCAGTGGGTTGATATTAACGTGAGCAGCGGTACTTGGATGAATATCGATGTATCTCCCGATGGCAAGACGTTGGTCTTTGACTTACTCGGCGATCTTTATTCAATGCCCATCGAAGGCGGAAGTCCGACAAAACTAACCTCAGGAATGGCTTGGGACATGCAACCGAAATTCAGTCCCGATGGCCAATACATTGCCTACACATCAGATGCCGGTGGTGGCGACAACCTGTGGGTTATGAATCGCAATGGCAAGAATGCCAAACAAATTACTAATGAACAATTTCGACTGCTTAACAATCCCGCTTGGTCTCCCGATGGTCAGTTTTTAGTCGCTCGAAAACACTTTACTTCTCGTCGCTCATTAGGAGCCGGAGAAATTTGGATGTACCACATCAGTGGTGGGAAGGGCGTTCAACTGACCAAGCGCCCTAACGATCAAAAAGATCTCGGAGAGCCGGTGTTCTCACCTGACGGTAAGAAGGTATTTTTCAGCCGAGATTCTACGCCTGGCAAAGTATTCGAATACAGCAAAAACTCGAACTCGCAAATTTATGAAATTTTCAGTGTTAATCGCCACAACGGAGACATCGAAAAAGAAGTGAGTGGACCTGGTGGCGCAGTACGTCCGGCACCTTCACCAGATGGTAAAAAGCTCGCCTTCGTACGCCGAATACGCAATCAATCCAGCTTATTCATCAAGGAGTTAGAGACGGGTAAAATCGCTCCGGTTTATCAACAGTTAGACCGCGATATGCAAGAAACATGGGCAATCCATGGCGTTTACCCGAATATCGCATGGTTGCCGGACAGTAACGATATTGTGTTTTGGGCAGGCGGAAAAATTAAACGCTTAAATACGCAAACTTTAGCGGTCAAAGACATTCCATTTCAGATAACTGATCGCCGCGAAATTCGCTCTGCTGTTCGCTTCGGAGTGAACGTCAGTCCGGAAGAGTTCGATGTAAAAATGCTGCGTTGGGTGCAAGTTTCGCCAACAGGAGATGAAGTGGTGTTTCAGGCACTCGGACACCTCTATCGAAAGTCTTTACCTGATGGAAAGCCATCCCGGCTTACCCGCCAGAACGACCACTTTGAGTTTTACCCCAGTTATTCACCTGACGGTCGATACATCGTATATACCACTTGGAATGATCAAAGCTTTGGCAGTGTTCGTAAAGTACGAGCAAGCGGTGGACGCGGTGAGGCATTAACTCAGCAACCCGGCCACTACATCGCCCCTTCATTTTCACCCAATGGCGAAAAGATAGCTTTCCAAAAACTACCCGGCAGCAACCTGCTAGGTACAAGTTATGGTGAACGAGAGGGCATTTACATCATGGATGACGATGGCGATGACATCACCTTTGTAAGTGGCACCGGCAGCCATCCTCATTTTGCCAATAGTAACGAACGTTTGTGGGTCACCGAGACAACACATCATGGTAAGGAAGCCAAGCAGTCATTGGTCGACATTAACTTGGACGGATTCGATAGGCAGGTTCGTCTATCAACACCTTGGGCTACTGAGTTTAAGGTGTCTCCGAATGGGCAATGGGTGGCATTTGTCGAACGTTATCAAGTGTATCTAGCCCCTTTTACAGAAACCGGACACAGTATTAATAGCGGCGCTAAAGGCAATGCCTTTCCTGTTCAAAGAGTCAGTACCTTCTCTGGCGAAAATTTAAGTTGGACGGCCAACAGCGACTCTTTGTACTGGTCTCAAGGTGCCAGTCTGTTTTCGGTGAAGAAAAATGCAGCAGGAGAATTTTCTGCGCCGACCATCACTGAGCTTAACTTCAAAGCCAGTACCGACGTTCCGCGCGGAAGTTATTTACTGTCTAACGCCCGAATCATCACAATGAAGAACGATCAAGTCATTGAAAATGGCGAAATAGTCATTGAGGGCAACCGTATTACAGCGATTGGTGAGACCGGTAGGCTTACCGTTCCTCGCGGTGCAAAGAGAATAAATTTAGCCGGAAAAACCATTATTCCTGGGCTGGTCGACGTGCACTGGCATGGCGCGCAGGGCAGAACGGAAATTATTCCTCAGCAAAACTGGGTTAACTACGCGTCGCTGGCCTTTGGGGTGACCACATTGCACGACCCTTCAAACGATACATCAACGATTTTTGCCGCAAGCGAATTGGCGAAAAAGGGGATGATCGTCAGCCCTCGAATTTTTTCGACAGGGACCATACTATACGGTGCCGAAGCCTCCATAATGGCGGAAGTTGATGCTCGCAAAGACGCTTTGGATCATTTGCAACGAATGAAGTCTGTTGGCGCGATCAGCGTAAAATCCTATAACCAGCCACGACGTGATCAACGTCAGCAAATTCTCGACGCTGCTCGGCAAACAGGCCTGATGGTCGTTCCAGAGGGAGGTTCATTACTTCAGCATAACTTAACCATGATTGTCGACGGCCATACTGGCATTGAGCACTCTTTTCCTACGGCAGAAATTTATGCCGATGTGGAGCAATTATGGTCACAAACTCAGGTTGGCTACACTCCGACCCTAGTGGTTGCGTACGGCGGCATTTGGGGCGAAAACTATTGGTATCAACATCAAGAGGTTTGGAAACACCCACTGTTATCCAAGTATGTGCCAAAGGATGTATTGTGGCCAAGAGCGATTCGCCGAACTCTCGCACCAGAAGAAGATTACAATCACGTTAATGTCGCCAAAGTCGCTGCGAAGCTTCAATCTTTAGGCGTTGGAGTCAATATGGGCGCACACGGACAACGCGAGGGACTTGGCTCTCATTGGGAGATCTGGATGTTCGCACAAGGTGGTATGACGCCATTGCAAGCGCTTAGAACAGCCACCATCGACAGTGCGCGCTATTTAGGTTTAGACAATGACCTCGGCTCGCTTGAACCAGGTAAACTGGCTGACTTGGTCATTCTCAATGCTAACCCACTAGAAAACATTCGCCAATCAGATCAAGTTGATCAGGTTATGCTAAATGGC
- a CDS encoding ExeA family protein → MYLYHFGLRKLPFSLTPDTELFCSLPSYKEALNTIHFALTTGEAFCLVSGEVGTGKTMLSRWLINKISEQRIIAYLPNPVLNPREIKLALASELNIRITKNLTDDQLVPRIQKRLIELNKKHGPVVLIIDEAQTMPDETLEALRLFTNLETETSKLLQIVLFAQPELIEKLNQKHLRQLRQRIAFQYRLSRFNRIETQQYIEHRINRSTSQKGHSFFSSSAYSAIFYASGGIPRLVNILAHKSLMLAFGKGRRKVRINEVLGAINDTQDANSNLRFIKRLFLAGGLVLFSSSALAYWILL, encoded by the coding sequence ATGTATCTGTATCATTTCGGATTACGAAAACTGCCGTTTTCGTTAACGCCAGATACAGAGCTATTTTGTTCACTTCCTAGTTACAAAGAAGCTTTAAACACCATTCATTTTGCGTTAACGACGGGCGAGGCATTTTGTTTAGTAAGCGGTGAAGTTGGCACAGGTAAAACCATGCTTAGCCGCTGGCTGATCAATAAAATTTCTGAACAGCGAATCATTGCATACCTTCCCAATCCGGTCTTGAATCCGAGAGAAATTAAGCTCGCGTTAGCTAGTGAGCTAAATATTCGGATAACCAAAAATTTAACCGATGACCAACTAGTACCGCGAATTCAGAAGCGTCTTATAGAGTTGAATAAGAAGCATGGACCGGTTGTTCTAATCATCGACGAAGCCCAAACAATGCCCGATGAAACGTTAGAAGCTCTCAGACTGTTTACTAATTTAGAAACGGAGACTAGCAAACTGCTTCAGATTGTTTTATTTGCACAACCGGAACTGATAGAAAAGCTTAACCAAAAGCATTTACGACAATTAAGGCAGCGAATAGCATTTCAATACCGGCTCAGCCGTTTTAATCGAATTGAAACTCAACAATACATAGAGCACCGAATAAATCGATCGACTTCGCAAAAAGGCCACTCTTTTTTTTCAAGTTCAGCCTACTCTGCAATATTTTATGCGAGCGGTGGAATTCCGCGATTAGTTAATATACTTGCTCATAAATCTTTAATGCTAGCGTTTGGAAAAGGCAGAAGAAAAGTCAGAATTAATGAGGTACTTGGTGCCATTAATGATACCCAGGATGCAAATAGCAACTTACGCTTTATTAAGCGCCTCTTTCTTGCCGGAGGGTTAGTTCTCTTTAGTAGCAGCGCACTCGCATATTGGATTTTATTATGA
- a CDS encoding PilN domain-containing protein — translation MQQVNLYLDEFKPRKESLTFEQFIIASVSLLLLYSALGWMMASDTQLLKDQVRQERAMLEPMKAQLKEIESLMASRPDQARIDQQISQLEYDIQNKTMALQTFQSSDISASDGFSRLFVDLAKNNQREIWLTHISIEKDTLTLSGQTIKPELISDWITVMAKHATLNREYQSVEIKQNEINQRVYDFQLSGGVIVHHE, via the coding sequence ATGCAACAAGTTAATCTTTATTTAGACGAGTTTAAGCCGCGCAAAGAGTCGTTGACCTTTGAACAGTTTATTATTGCCTCGGTATCATTGTTGTTACTTTATAGTGCGCTTGGGTGGATGATGGCGTCTGATACTCAGTTGCTTAAAGATCAAGTTCGGCAAGAACGAGCCATGTTAGAGCCAATGAAAGCTCAGTTAAAAGAAATAGAAAGTTTAATGGCGAGTCGGCCTGATCAAGCTCGAATTGACCAACAGATTTCGCAACTTGAATACGATATTCAGAATAAAACAATGGCTTTGCAAACTTTTCAAAGCTCAGATATTTCTGCAAGTGATGGGTTCAGTCGGTTGTTCGTTGATTTAGCTAAAAATAATCAAAGAGAAATTTGGTTAACGCATATTTCAATTGAAAAGGATACGTTAACTTTATCTGGCCAAACCATTAAGCCAGAACTCATATCCGACTGGATCACGGTGATGGCGAAACACGCTACTCTAAATCGTGAATATCAATCCGTTGAAATTAAACAAAATGAAATCAATCAAAGAGTCTATGATTTCCAGCTTTCAGGTGGGGTAATCGTGCATCATGAGTGA
- the mshL gene encoding pilus (MSHA type) biogenesis protein MshL has product MKLRNWITPAVLMLSLSSCSTTSTNSNSSKDKFVDQAFQEKAKPTTPAPDQSQILESLMPKVTLGESKTVAAKRFDVKADKLPLNLFLMGLVEDTNLNILVDPNLTEPVTLQLSNVTIEEVLAVLERTHDIDVQQQGKIYYVGGSKLLTAVYPLDYLNLQRQGTSQTQVSSGQIYSKGQSQQNSGSNSGSTQGGQNNVATVNSSKIETASETNLWEEVQKALNAIASQDQDSMVMVSPQTGIVLVKARPMVQRQIAEYLGVAQANLGRQVILEAKILEVSLNDDFQAGVDWSQVKTNGAGNIIALGQLGQVLDTAAEANPINGVFNLLYETDPNDPNPFSATVQLLEQQGDVKVLSSPRISTINNQKAVIKVGTDEFFVTDISTTTTSGLNSTTTPDVTLTPFFSGIALDVMPQISANGEIILHVHPSVSEVKDQTKLIQIGDQDLSLPLALSSIRESDSIVKLRSGQVVVIGGLMQNQVVKTDSGVPVLSSIPVIGNLFKQQRDKTVKSELVLLLKATVIDQSQWEDAVKESKQRFERFNSGS; this is encoded by the coding sequence ATGAAATTACGAAACTGGATAACTCCTGCGGTCTTAATGTTGAGCTTAAGCAGCTGCTCAACGACAAGCACTAACTCAAATTCCAGCAAAGATAAATTTGTCGATCAAGCTTTTCAAGAAAAAGCTAAGCCAACCACGCCTGCTCCAGATCAATCTCAAATCCTCGAGTCACTGATGCCCAAAGTTACTTTGGGTGAAAGCAAAACGGTTGCGGCGAAACGATTTGATGTTAAAGCCGATAAGTTACCCTTGAATCTATTTCTAATGGGCTTAGTTGAAGATACTAACCTTAACATTTTGGTCGATCCTAATCTAACGGAACCAGTGACTCTGCAGTTATCAAATGTAACTATCGAAGAGGTGTTGGCGGTACTTGAGCGAACGCATGATATTGATGTTCAGCAACAAGGTAAAATCTATTACGTCGGTGGATCAAAATTACTAACGGCAGTCTACCCGCTCGATTATCTTAACTTGCAACGTCAAGGCACGTCACAAACCCAAGTAAGTTCAGGGCAAATTTATTCGAAAGGACAAAGCCAGCAAAACTCGGGCTCTAACTCTGGGTCGACTCAAGGTGGTCAAAATAATGTTGCTACGGTAAATTCTTCAAAGATAGAAACGGCTTCCGAAACTAACCTATGGGAAGAAGTTCAAAAAGCGCTAAACGCCATTGCTAGCCAAGATCAAGACAGTATGGTTATGGTTAGCCCACAAACCGGTATTGTTTTAGTTAAAGCTCGACCGATGGTGCAACGTCAAATTGCTGAGTATTTAGGTGTCGCTCAAGCAAATCTCGGCCGTCAGGTAATTCTCGAAGCTAAAATTCTTGAAGTCAGTTTAAACGATGATTTTCAGGCGGGTGTTGACTGGTCGCAAGTCAAAACCAATGGTGCCGGTAATATTATTGCACTGGGTCAACTCGGCCAAGTTTTAGATACAGCCGCAGAGGCGAATCCGATCAATGGTGTGTTTAACTTATTGTACGAAACGGATCCCAACGATCCAAACCCATTTAGCGCAACGGTACAATTGCTTGAGCAACAAGGTGACGTCAAAGTCTTATCCAGTCCGCGTATTTCTACGATTAACAACCAAAAAGCGGTTATTAAAGTGGGTACTGACGAGTTCTTTGTGACCGACATTAGTACAACGACGACATCGGGATTAAATTCAACAACGACACCTGACGTGACCTTGACGCCCTTCTTCTCTGGAATAGCGCTCGATGTCATGCCACAAATTAGTGCTAATGGTGAAATTATTTTACATGTACATCCTTCCGTTAGTGAGGTGAAAGACCAAACAAAACTGATTCAAATAGGCGATCAAGATTTATCACTTCCCTTGGCATTAAGTAGTATTCGTGAATCTGACTCGATTGTGAAATTGCGCAGCGGACAAGTCGTCGTGATTGGCGGTTTGATGCAAAATCAAGTTGTGAAAACAGACTCCGGTGTCCCTGTTCTTAGTAGCATTCCGGTCATTGGTAACCTTTTCAAACAGCAACGCGATAAAACAGTAAAGAGTGAATTAGTGCTATTGTTGAAAGCTACGGTGATTGATCAATCGCAATGGGAAGATGCTGTTAAAGAATCAAAGCAGCGCTTCGAACGATTTAATTCAGGTTCGTAA